One genomic window of Actinoalloteichus hoggarensis includes the following:
- the thrS gene encoding threonine--tRNA ligase produces MSRPQFPPPESASPVRVQAGTTAGTTVREAGLPAKGPDAVLVVRDPAGVLRDLSWTPDVDTDVVPVAADTEDGRAVIRHSTAHVLAQAVQDLFPEAKLGIGPPVTDGFYYDFDMPRPFTPEDLQALEKRMKQIVKGAQRFSRRVVESVSAAKEELASEPYKLELVDVKGGPGQGEAAVDTSEVMEIGGAELTVYDNLDPRSGERLWGDLCRGPHIPTTKHIPAFKLMRSAAAYWRGSEKNPQLQRVYGTAWESTEALEAYLERLAEAERRDHRRLGAELDLFSFPDEIGSGLPVFHPRGGVIRRELEDYSRRRHEEAGYQFVYTPHITKGTLFEISGHLQWYADGMYPPMHLDAEVDADGVVRKPGQDYYLKPMNCPFHNLIFQSRGRSYRELPLRAFEFGSVYRYEKSGVVHGLTRVRGLTMDDAHIYCTPEQVGEEIRSLLTFVLDLLRDFGLDDFYLELSTRDEEKYVGSDEVWAEATETLREVAVASGLELVPDPGGAAFYGPKISVQAKDALGRTWQMSTIQLDFNLPEKFGLEYTASDGSRQRPVMIHRALFGSIERFFGILTEHYAGAFPAWLAPVQVVGIPIADEHVEHLTGVASALRAKGLRVEVDTSDDRMQKKIRNHTTQKVPFLLLAGAKDVEAGAVSFRFRDGSQINGVPVEQAVDALAGWVGRRENSSPTAEAFDAARTG; encoded by the coding sequence GTGTCCCGACCGCAGTTCCCGCCGCCCGAGTCCGCATCACCCGTCAGGGTGCAGGCCGGGACCACCGCGGGGACGACGGTCCGGGAGGCCGGCCTACCCGCCAAGGGCCCCGACGCCGTCCTCGTGGTCCGCGACCCGGCGGGTGTCCTGCGTGACCTGTCCTGGACGCCGGACGTCGACACCGACGTCGTTCCGGTGGCGGCCGACACCGAGGACGGCCGGGCCGTCATCCGCCATTCGACGGCCCACGTGCTGGCGCAGGCCGTTCAGGATCTGTTCCCCGAGGCGAAGCTGGGCATCGGCCCGCCGGTCACCGACGGCTTCTACTACGACTTCGACATGCCGCGCCCCTTCACCCCCGAGGACCTGCAGGCGCTGGAGAAGCGCATGAAGCAGATCGTCAAGGGCGCGCAGCGATTCTCCCGGCGGGTGGTCGAGTCCGTCTCCGCCGCCAAGGAGGAGCTGGCCTCGGAGCCCTACAAGCTCGAACTCGTCGACGTCAAGGGCGGGCCGGGTCAGGGCGAGGCCGCCGTGGACACCTCCGAGGTGATGGAGATCGGCGGCGCCGAGCTGACGGTCTACGACAACCTCGACCCGCGCAGCGGCGAACGGCTCTGGGGCGACCTGTGCCGCGGCCCGCACATCCCCACCACCAAGCACATCCCCGCGTTCAAGCTGATGCGCAGCGCCGCGGCCTACTGGCGGGGCAGCGAGAAGAACCCGCAGCTACAGCGGGTGTACGGCACCGCGTGGGAGTCCACCGAGGCGCTGGAGGCGTACCTGGAGCGGCTGGCCGAGGCCGAGCGCCGCGACCACCGCAGGCTCGGCGCGGAGCTGGACCTGTTCAGCTTCCCCGACGAGATCGGCTCCGGTCTTCCCGTCTTCCACCCCAGGGGCGGCGTCATCCGCCGGGAGCTGGAGGACTACTCACGGCGTCGACACGAGGAGGCCGGCTACCAGTTCGTCTACACCCCGCACATCACCAAGGGCACGTTGTTCGAGATCTCCGGACACCTCCAGTGGTACGCCGACGGCATGTACCCGCCCATGCACCTGGATGCCGAGGTCGACGCCGACGGCGTGGTGCGCAAGCCCGGCCAGGACTACTACCTGAAGCCGATGAACTGCCCGTTCCACAACCTGATCTTCCAGTCGCGGGGACGGTCCTATCGCGAACTGCCGCTGCGGGCGTTCGAGTTCGGCTCGGTGTACCGGTACGAGAAGTCCGGCGTGGTGCACGGGCTGACCCGGGTGCGCGGCCTGACGATGGACGACGCCCACATCTACTGCACCCCGGAACAGGTCGGCGAGGAGATCCGCTCCCTGCTCACCTTCGTGCTGGATCTGCTGCGGGACTTCGGTCTCGACGACTTCTATCTGGAGCTGTCCACTCGCGACGAGGAGAAGTACGTCGGCTCGGACGAGGTCTGGGCCGAGGCCACCGAGACGCTCCGGGAGGTGGCCGTGGCGAGCGGGCTCGAACTGGTGCCCGACCCGGGCGGCGCCGCCTTCTACGGACCGAAGATCTCCGTGCAGGCCAAGGACGCGCTCGGCCGCACCTGGCAGATGTCGACCATCCAGCTCGACTTCAACCTCCCGGAGAAGTTCGGCCTGGAGTACACCGCCTCCGACGGCTCTCGGCAGCGGCCGGTGATGATCCACCGTGCGCTGTTCGGCTCGATCGAACGCTTCTTCGGGATTCTGACCGAGCACTACGCGGGCGCCTTCCCCGCCTGGCTCGCGCCGGTCCAGGTGGTGGGCATCCCGATCGCCGACGAGCACGTCGAGCACCTGACGGGCGTCGCCTCGGCGCTGCGTGCCAAGGGCCTGCGGGTCGAGGTGGACACCTCCGACGACCGGATGCAGAAGAAGATCCGCAACCACACGACGCAGAAGGTGCCGTTCCTGCTGCTGGCGGGCGCCAAGGACGTCGAGGCGGGGGCGGTCTCCTTCCGTTTCCGCGACGGCAGCCAGATCAACGGCGTTCCGGTGGAGCAGGCCGTCGATGCACTGGCGGGCTGGGTCGGCCGACGGGAGAACTCCTCGCCGACCGCCGAGGCCTTCGACGCCGCCCGCACGGGATGA
- a CDS encoding HIT family protein, with product MTEFAEQQGVGVPDALQRLWTPHRMSYIRGENKPEGLDEAGCPFCLLPALDDADALIIARGERVFAVLNLYPYNPGHLMVLPYRHVPDYTDLTMAETAELAAFTQRAMRAIRRASGPHGFNIGMNQGPVAGAGIAAHLHQHVVPRWGGDANFMPVIAHTKVLPQLLGETRSLLAVAWAESG from the coding sequence ATGACCGAGTTCGCCGAGCAGCAGGGCGTCGGCGTTCCCGACGCCCTGCAACGGCTCTGGACCCCGCACCGGATGAGCTACATCCGAGGAGAGAACAAGCCTGAGGGTCTGGACGAGGCCGGCTGTCCCTTCTGCCTGCTGCCTGCGCTGGACGACGCCGACGCACTGATCATCGCGCGCGGCGAGCGGGTCTTCGCCGTGCTCAACCTGTACCCGTACAACCCGGGTCACCTCATGGTGCTGCCCTATCGCCACGTCCCGGACTACACGGACCTGACGATGGCGGAGACGGCCGAGCTGGCCGCCTTCACCCAGCGCGCCATGCGGGCGATCCGGCGGGCCTCGGGGCCGCACGGCTTCAACATCGGGATGAATCAGGGCCCGGTCGCGGGAGCCGGGATCGCCGCGCACCTGCATCAGCACGTGGTGCCGAGGTGGGGCGGCGATGCCAATTTCATGCCGGTCATCGCCCATACCAAGGTGTTGCCGCAGCTGCTGGGCGAGACCCGGTCACTGCTCGCCGTCGCCTGGGCGGAGAGCGGATGA
- the pgsA gene encoding phosphatidylinositol phosphate synthase, with amino-acid sequence MLNIFARASVARITDPVGGWLVRRGLSPNTMTVLGTAGTIGAALWFLPRGDLFVGAAVVTVFVLFDLLDGAMARVSGGSTVFGAVLDSCCDRLADAALFGAIAYWCFVGADDRVTGIAALVSLGCGQVISYIKARAEASGLSADGGLVERAERLIIGLVGVGVHGLGVPYILQASLWLLAVLSVITVVQRLLAVHRSASEQAA; translated from the coding sequence ATGCTCAACATCTTCGCGCGTGCCTCCGTCGCCCGCATCACCGACCCCGTGGGCGGCTGGCTGGTGCGCCGCGGACTCTCGCCGAACACCATGACGGTGCTGGGCACCGCGGGCACGATCGGCGCGGCGCTGTGGTTCCTGCCCAGGGGCGACCTCTTCGTCGGCGCCGCGGTGGTCACGGTCTTCGTGCTCTTCGACCTGCTCGACGGCGCGATGGCGCGGGTGAGCGGCGGCAGCACCGTGTTCGGCGCCGTACTCGACTCGTGCTGTGACCGGCTGGCGGACGCGGCGCTGTTCGGCGCCATCGCCTACTGGTGCTTCGTCGGTGCCGACGACCGCGTGACCGGCATCGCCGCCCTGGTCTCGCTGGGCTGCGGCCAGGTGATCTCCTACATCAAGGCCAGGGCCGAGGCCTCCGGGCTGTCCGCCGACGGCGGGCTGGTCGAACGGGCCGAGCGGCTGATCATCGGGCTGGTGGGCGTCGGCGTGCACGGTCTCGGTGTGCCGTACATCCTGCAGGCGAGTCTCTGGCTGCTCGCGGTGCTCTCGGTGATCACGGTGGTACAGCGGCTGCTCGCCGTCCACCGCTCCGCCTCGGAGCAGGCGGCATGA